A DNA window from Porphyromonas gingivalis ATCC 33277 contains the following coding sequences:
- a CDS encoding DUF4494 domain-containing protein, whose product MAAWFECKVTYEKVADNGMPKKVVESYLVDADSFTLAEAKMIEEITPFVSMGEFNISNIRKVNYAELFLNEDDKCDRYYRCKVLYVTIDEKNGVEKKTPAFMLVKSDSLPNAVAELEKQMGKGLADYEIASVAETALMDVFQYVPAQ is encoded by the coding sequence ATGGCTGCATGGTTCGAATGCAAGGTCACGTATGAGAAGGTGGCCGATAATGGAATGCCTAAGAAGGTGGTGGAAAGCTACTTGGTAGATGCCGATTCTTTCACATTGGCAGAGGCCAAGATGATAGAGGAGATCACCCCTTTCGTCAGTATGGGAGAGTTCAACATCAGTAATATTCGCAAGGTAAACTATGCCGAACTCTTCCTGAACGAGGACGACAAATGCGATCGCTACTATCGTTGCAAGGTGCTATACGTGACGATAGATGAGAAGAACGGGGTGGAGAAAAAGACGCCGGCGTTCATGCTTGTCAAGTCGGACAGCTTGCCCAATGCGGTGGCCGAACTGGAAAAGCAGATGGGCAAGGGATTGGCCGACTATGAGATAGCATCAGTAGCGGAGACTGCACTGATGGATGTTTTCCAATACGTGCCGGCACAATGA
- a CDS encoding DUF3575 domain-containing protein produces the protein MKRKTRLLIIGIVLFAGLIPTLRAQQIGLKTNLLYWGTTTPNAGLEFRMGKKWTLDVSGGYNPFTFSHHRKLKHWLVAPELRYWTCEAFSGHFFGLHGIGGEYNVNDIDIPIGRLKKLNNYRYEGYAIGAGLTYGYQWLLGKRWNLEASISGGFVHFDYDKFECAKCGKKIAEGKYDYFGVTKATLSLIYIIK, from the coding sequence ATGAAAAGGAAAACACGATTGCTGATTATCGGGATCGTCCTCTTTGCAGGGCTGATCCCCACCCTTCGGGCACAGCAGATCGGGCTGAAGACCAATCTGCTTTATTGGGGTACGACGACTCCCAATGCAGGATTGGAGTTTCGCATGGGAAAGAAGTGGACACTCGATGTTTCGGGAGGTTACAACCCTTTTACATTCAGCCACCATCGCAAACTCAAGCATTGGCTCGTGGCTCCGGAGCTTCGCTATTGGACGTGCGAAGCTTTTTCCGGCCACTTCTTCGGGCTTCACGGCATCGGAGGTGAGTACAATGTGAATGATATCGACATCCCCATCGGCCGGCTCAAAAAGCTCAACAACTACCGATACGAGGGATACGCCATTGGTGCAGGTCTGACCTATGGCTATCAGTGGCTGCTGGGCAAAAGATGGAACTTGGAGGCATCGATCAGCGGAGGATTCGTCCACTTCGATTATGACAAATTCGAATGTGCCAAGTGCGGCAAAAAGATCGCGGAAGGCAAGTACGACTACTTCGGTGTGACGAAAGCCACACTTTCGCTTATATACATCATTAAGTAA
- a CDS encoding DUF3868 domain-containing protein has product MKQSRHIILSFLFGMSTLAVTGQTHLGGIKVSEKHVVKKTGHTANVKMDLDLTAIPDMNSNLLMVVTPIIRSNTSNDQVALRPFLLMGNRRYRIIDRRIALDKHHIYNQPDTKPSAMVKRRNGKEQSMDYSAATPYRPWMRHSSMILLAENSGCADCPLGSEETTLTDDALVPLYEADYQYEIIVPEGELLKKREETLSAHLAYQVGKYVVLPQFDGNPAELARIDSKLKEIGNDSDIIFEKLSMVGYASPEGGVEYNAKLSKDRAHSFASYLVNKYPILKSRFEYDWKGQDWAGLRAAVTKSELSQKDAILEIIDQKPVGERTAALRAIDGGSLYATLLSDYYPPLRRSELTFHIVVKGFELDKAREIIKTHPSRLSLAEVYAVAQSYPEGSHERYETWTIAEKTFPKAIEPTANAAIIDLRAGRYPQALARLEARKSEPKLWMLLGLAYAYSEKWAEAESYLTRAAQQGQPGAQHNLNELRRYMQDNL; this is encoded by the coding sequence ATGAAACAGAGTCGCCATATCATCCTGTCGTTTCTCTTCGGAATGTCTACGCTTGCCGTGACAGGCCAGACCCATCTCGGGGGCATTAAGGTGAGCGAGAAGCACGTGGTCAAGAAAACGGGACATACCGCCAACGTAAAGATGGACCTTGATCTGACGGCCATACCGGATATGAACAGCAATCTGCTGATGGTGGTTACCCCCATTATTCGTTCCAATACATCGAACGATCAAGTCGCTCTCCGCCCGTTCCTCCTGATGGGGAACAGACGTTATCGCATCATCGACCGTCGTATCGCTCTCGATAAGCACCACATCTACAATCAGCCCGACACCAAGCCTTCTGCGATGGTAAAGCGTCGCAACGGCAAGGAACAGAGCATGGACTATTCTGCCGCTACTCCATATAGGCCATGGATGCGCCACTCCTCAATGATTCTATTGGCCGAGAACTCGGGCTGTGCCGACTGCCCACTCGGATCAGAAGAAACCACACTTACGGACGACGCTTTGGTGCCACTGTATGAAGCGGACTATCAATACGAGATCATTGTACCCGAGGGAGAGCTGCTGAAAAAACGCGAAGAGACTCTCTCCGCTCACTTAGCCTATCAGGTAGGGAAATATGTGGTCTTGCCACAGTTCGACGGCAATCCGGCCGAGTTGGCACGTATTGACAGCAAACTGAAAGAAATCGGAAACGATAGCGATATCATTTTCGAAAAGCTCTCCATGGTAGGCTATGCTTCGCCGGAAGGTGGCGTAGAATACAACGCGAAGCTCTCCAAGGATAGGGCGCATTCATTTGCAAGCTATCTCGTTAACAAGTACCCCATCCTAAAAAGTCGATTCGAATACGATTGGAAAGGGCAGGATTGGGCAGGTCTGCGTGCGGCTGTAACCAAGAGCGAGCTCTCGCAAAAGGATGCCATACTGGAGATCATCGACCAAAAGCCGGTCGGTGAGCGTACAGCCGCGCTCCGAGCTATCGATGGCGGGTCTCTCTATGCCACATTGCTCTCGGACTATTACCCCCCGCTTCGCCGAAGCGAGCTTACATTCCATATCGTGGTCAAAGGATTTGAGTTGGACAAAGCACGTGAAATTATCAAGACACACCCCTCTCGTCTGAGTCTGGCGGAGGTTTACGCCGTAGCGCAGAGCTATCCGGAAGGGAGCCACGAACGCTACGAAACGTGGACGATAGCAGAGAAAACTTTCCCGAAAGCGATAGAGCCGACAGCTAATGCGGCCATAATAGACCTTCGTGCCGGTAGGTATCCGCAGGCTCTGGCTCGCCTCGAAGCACGCAAGAGCGAACCCAAGCTATGGATGTTGTTGGGCTTGGCATATGCCTACAGCGAAAAATGGGCTGAAGCCGAGAGCTATCTTACTCGCGCTGCGCAGCAAGGCCAGCCCGGAGCACAACACAATCTGAACGAACTGCGACGCTATATGCAAGACAATCTCTAA
- a CDS encoding fimbrial protein: protein MKKTKFFLLGLAALAMTACNKDNEAEPVTEGNATISVVLKTSNSNRAFGVGDDESKVAKLTVMVYNGEQQEAIKSAENATKVEDIKCSAGQRTLVVMANTGAMELVGKTLAEVKALTTELTAENQEAAGLIMTAEPKTIVLKAGKNYIGYSGTGEGNHIENDPLKIKRVHARMAFTEIKVQMSAAYDNIYTFVPEKIYGLIAKKQSNLFGATLVNADANYLTGSLTTFNGAYTPANYANVPWLSRNYVAPAADAPQGFYVLENDYSANGGTIHPTILCVYGKLQKNGADLAGADLAAAQAANWVDAEGKTYYPVLVNFNSNNYTYDSNYTPKNKIERNHKYDIKLTITGPGTNNPENPITESAHLNVQCTVAEWVLVGQNATW from the coding sequence ATGAAAAAAACAAAGTTTTTCTTGTTGGGACTTGCTGCTCTTGCTATGACAGCTTGTAACAAAGACAACGAGGCAGAACCCGTTACAGAAGGTAATGCCACCATCAGCGTGGTATTGAAGACCAGCAATTCGAATCGTGCTTTTGGAGTTGGCGATGACGAATCAAAGGTGGCTAAGTTGACCGTAATGGTTTATAATGGAGAACAGCAGGAAGCCATCAAATCAGCCGAAAATGCGACTAAGGTTGAAGACATCAAATGTAGTGCAGGCCAACGTACGCTGGTCGTAATGGCCAATACGGGTGCAATGGAACTGGTTGGCAAGACTCTTGCAGAGGTAAAAGCATTGACAACTGAACTGACTGCAGAAAACCAAGAGGCTGCAGGGTTGATCATGACAGCAGAGCCAAAAACAATCGTTTTGAAGGCAGGCAAGAACTACATTGGATACAGTGGAACCGGAGAGGGTAATCACATTGAGAATGATCCTCTTAAGATCAAGCGTGTTCATGCTCGCATGGCTTTCACCGAAATTAAAGTGCAAATGAGCGCAGCCTACGATAACATTTACACATTCGTCCCTGAAAAGATTTATGGTCTCATTGCAAAGAAGCAATCTAATTTGTTCGGGGCAACACTCGTAAATGCAGACGCTAATTATCTGACAGGTTCTTTGACCACATTTAACGGTGCTTACACACCTGCCAACTATGCCAATGTGCCTTGGCTGAGCCGTAATTACGTTGCACCTGCCGCCGATGCTCCTCAGGGTTTCTACGTATTAGAAAATGACTACTCAGCTAACGGTGGAACTATTCATCCGACAATCCTGTGTGTTTATGGCAAACTTCAGAAAAACGGAGCCGACTTGGCGGGAGCCGATTTAGCAGCTGCTCAGGCCGCCAATTGGGTGGATGCAGAAGGCAAGACCTATTACCCTGTATTGGTAAACTTCAACAGCAACAACTATACTTATGACAGCAATTATACGCCTAAGAATAAAATTGAGCGTAACCATAAGTATGATATTAAGTTGACAATTACAGGCCCCGGAACGAATAACCCAGAGAATCCTATCACAGAGTCTGCTCACTTGAATGTACAGTGCACTGTAGCTGAGTGGGTTCTCGTTGGTCAGAATGCTACTTGGTAA
- a CDS encoding fimbrial protein, giving the protein MKMKYFHHPSGLLPRLLLLLLLTMGAVACTKEDNPDQPTSDEVATVKMSLDDVEMRGGDLYSGEDLIKKVRIFVFREGLNGLWVLDKQKLFASGQSDFQNPFTISAHAGPRQIYVIANEPDALTTKLDKILFKKELEDMQAPDVNEPIVRPFTMTGMATATLNPQGTVQANISLNRIAAKITLDIKQVTPGSDVIKITKVQILRNAKNSRLLEGTNKPTGYWNWANACDLPLTNNGSAQSIIQASAPLYVYENIGSDSDSSGRATQLVVEALYNGIKTRYYAYVNDKTTTANHHYSIRRNHHYKLDGTITKMGEFSSLLLTTTVLPWTVENLDYGFLVPYVAEINPHAVITQDNVVTFENSLSFTVRIKGRDGSRWKATLDNGLEFGFDSGSAIDGAADGTTVYTIKVKALKPNGIGIQRRTNLFFTVDGKKVILDKNINPQPTDIKIIQQGL; this is encoded by the coding sequence ATGAAAATGAAATATTTCCATCATCCTTCGGGACTACTTCCACGCCTTCTCCTGTTATTACTTTTAACGATGGGGGCGGTAGCATGTACCAAGGAAGATAATCCCGATCAGCCCACCTCGGACGAAGTGGCAACAGTAAAGATGTCGCTTGACGATGTCGAAATGCGAGGCGGAGACCTCTACAGTGGAGAAGATCTGATCAAGAAAGTGCGCATATTCGTCTTTCGTGAAGGGCTAAACGGTCTTTGGGTTCTCGACAAGCAAAAACTATTTGCTTCGGGGCAGTCCGATTTCCAAAATCCTTTCACGATCAGTGCTCACGCCGGTCCTCGCCAGATATACGTGATCGCCAATGAACCCGATGCCCTTACGACAAAGCTGGATAAAATCCTTTTCAAGAAAGAACTTGAGGATATGCAAGCTCCTGATGTGAACGAGCCGATAGTCCGACCATTCACCATGACGGGAATGGCTACGGCGACTCTTAATCCGCAAGGCACTGTGCAAGCAAACATCAGCCTCAATCGTATTGCCGCCAAGATCACACTGGACATCAAGCAAGTTACTCCCGGCAGCGATGTAATCAAGATTACTAAGGTGCAGATCCTTCGCAACGCCAAGAACTCGCGCCTGCTCGAAGGCACAAACAAACCTACAGGATATTGGAATTGGGCGAATGCCTGCGATCTTCCATTGACGAACAACGGCAGCGCCCAGAGCATCATTCAGGCATCCGCTCCTCTCTACGTATATGAGAACATAGGATCAGACTCAGACTCTTCCGGACGCGCTACGCAGCTTGTGGTGGAAGCTCTCTACAATGGTATTAAGACCCGCTACTATGCCTACGTGAACGATAAGACCACTACGGCCAATCATCACTACTCCATTCGCCGCAACCATCATTACAAACTGGACGGGACGATCACAAAAATGGGCGAATTCAGCAGCTTGCTTCTCACGACCACCGTCCTTCCGTGGACAGTAGAGAATTTGGATTACGGCTTCCTTGTACCCTATGTGGCAGAAATAAATCCGCATGCAGTCATTACGCAAGACAACGTAGTTACTTTCGAAAACTCTTTGTCGTTTACGGTCAGAATCAAAGGTCGAGATGGTAGCCGTTGGAAAGCGACTTTAGATAATGGATTGGAATTCGGTTTTGATTCCGGCAGTGCTATTGACGGGGCTGCCGATGGGACTACCGTCTACACTATCAAAGTCAAAGCTTTGAAACCTAACGGCATCGGTATACAACGAAGAACGAATCTCTTTTTCACGGTAGACGGAAAAAAAGTGATTCTTGACAAGAATATCAACCCCCAACCTACCGATATTAAGATCATACAACAAGGACTTTAA
- a CDS encoding DUF1661 domain-containing protein, producing MARDFFHSRAKRKIFSRHAFRLGKPKRNRL from the coding sequence GTGGCGCGAGATTTTTTTCATTCTCGCGCCAAAAGAAAAATTTTCTCGCGCCACGCTTTCAGGCTTGGGAAACCAAAAAGAAATCGGCTGTAA
- a CDS encoding YceD family protein: protein MASSGRYVLNLKSLPQGKHRFDYELDDSFFEQSGSYDILGGTLAAKVEVERNGDVFNFCIALDGTVKTACDRCLDEVEIPVKEENKLVVRFGDSYQELSDDLLVVPLSEGTLDLSSLLYEYSELAILMQRMHSDGECDPEMMNRMSDLLAIDADEATEESGMTAHDSRWDSLGKLLEQKEQFK from the coding sequence ATGGCATCATCCGGAAGATACGTACTGAATCTCAAGTCGCTGCCACAAGGCAAGCACCGATTCGATTACGAATTGGATGATTCCTTTTTTGAGCAGTCCGGAAGTTACGATATTTTAGGAGGGACATTGGCTGCAAAGGTCGAAGTGGAGCGCAATGGCGATGTTTTTAATTTTTGCATTGCGCTTGACGGAACAGTCAAGACTGCTTGCGACCGATGTCTCGATGAGGTGGAAATACCGGTAAAAGAGGAAAATAAATTGGTGGTTCGTTTCGGCGATTCTTATCAAGAGTTGAGCGACGATCTGCTTGTTGTCCCTCTGTCGGAAGGCACATTGGACCTAAGTTCGCTCCTTTATGAGTATTCCGAATTGGCTATCCTGATGCAGCGTATGCATTCGGATGGAGAGTGCGACCCCGAGATGATGAATCGAATGTCCGATCTGCTGGCGATAGATGCCGATGAAGCAACAGAAGAATCCGGTATGACCGCTCACGATTCGAGGTGGGATTCTCTTGGAAAACTATTGGAACAAAAAGAACAATTTAAATAA
- the rpmF gene encoding 50S ribosomal protein L32 codes for MAHPKRRQSKTRTAKRRTHDKAVMPTLAKCPNCGAWHIYHTVCGDCGYYRGKLAIEKEVAV; via the coding sequence ATGGCACATCCTAAAAGAAGACAGTCCAAAACGAGAACCGCCAAGCGGAGAACTCATGACAAAGCCGTTATGCCGACTTTGGCCAAGTGTCCTAATTGTGGAGCATGGCACATCTATCACACAGTATGTGGTGATTGTGGCTACTACCGCGGTAAGTTGGCAATCGAAAAAGAAGTGGCAGTGTAA
- a CDS encoding beta-ketoacyl-ACP synthase III, with translation MNKINAAITAVGAYLPEDVITNDDLEKMVDTNDEWIMTRVGIKERRILRDKNKGASYLAIRAAQDLFDRHGIDPKSIDGLILATNSSDYHFPSTASIVAHEIGCGDIFSFDMQAACPTFIYALEVGANFIRSGRYSKILVIATEKMTAFTDYTDRATCPLFGDGAGCVLLEATEEEVGVMDAVLHSNGIGKDHLIMKAGGSACPATHETVDNRWHYVYQEGQVVFKHAVVDMCNSCVEIMERNNLSHDDITWVVPHQANLRIIDAVARRMGVPYEKVMVNIERYGNTSSATIPICLWEWEHKLKKGDVLVMTSFGAGFTWGAVYVKWAYDGSTVR, from the coding sequence ATGAATAAAATAAACGCGGCTATAACAGCCGTTGGGGCCTATCTCCCTGAAGATGTTATTACCAATGACGATCTGGAAAAAATGGTTGATACCAATGACGAATGGATCATGACCCGTGTGGGGATCAAAGAGCGTCGGATCCTTCGAGACAAGAATAAAGGAGCTTCCTATTTGGCCATCCGCGCGGCACAAGACCTCTTCGATCGTCATGGTATCGACCCCAAGAGTATCGACGGCTTGATCCTTGCAACCAACTCGAGCGACTATCATTTCCCTTCCACGGCCAGCATCGTTGCTCATGAAATCGGTTGTGGCGACATCTTTTCTTTCGATATGCAGGCAGCCTGTCCCACGTTTATTTATGCCCTTGAAGTGGGAGCCAATTTTATCCGTTCGGGGCGTTATTCCAAGATCCTTGTGATCGCTACGGAGAAGATGACAGCTTTTACGGATTATACCGATCGAGCCACCTGTCCGCTATTCGGAGATGGTGCCGGTTGTGTTTTGCTCGAGGCTACCGAAGAAGAAGTAGGCGTTATGGATGCTGTGCTGCACTCCAATGGCATCGGCAAAGATCATTTGATCATGAAGGCCGGTGGATCGGCATGTCCTGCTACGCACGAAACGGTGGATAATCGTTGGCACTATGTGTATCAGGAAGGGCAGGTAGTCTTCAAACATGCTGTCGTAGATATGTGCAACAGCTGTGTGGAGATCATGGAGCGCAACAATCTTTCGCACGATGATATTACTTGGGTAGTACCTCATCAGGCCAACCTCCGAATCATCGATGCCGTTGCCCGACGTATGGGAGTCCCATATGAGAAAGTGATGGTCAATATCGAGCGTTATGGCAATACCAGTTCGGCTACAATCCCCATTTGTCTGTGGGAGTGGGAGCATAAATTGAAGAAAGGCGACGTTCTTGTCATGACGTCATTTGGTGCCGGCTTTACGTGGGGAGCTGTCTATGTCAAGTGGGCATACGATGGCAGCACGGTTCGTTGA
- the era gene encoding GTPase Era produces the protein MQVEESGHRSGFVNIVGNPNVGKSTLMNLLVGERISIITSKAQTTRHRIMGIVNTPEMQIVYSDTPGVLRPNYKLQQEMREFSESALGDADVLVYVTDVVEKADKNADFLARVSRMECPVLLVINKIDLSNQEALEKLVEEWRNILPKAEIHPLSATNNFNVGLLQKRIESLIPPSPPYFEKDALTDKPARFFVTEIIREKILLYYQKEIPYAAEVVVEEFKEEKTIIRIKSLIIVERNSQKGIIIGPKGAAIKRVGSMARRDLERFFGKKIFLEIFVKVEKDWRNRDNLLRAFGYQLD, from the coding sequence ATGCAAGTAGAGGAGTCCGGTCACCGTTCGGGATTTGTCAATATCGTTGGAAACCCCAACGTTGGGAAGAGTACACTGATGAATCTGCTTGTCGGTGAGCGGATTTCTATCATTACCTCCAAGGCGCAGACTACCAGACATAGAATCATGGGGATTGTGAATACGCCGGAGATGCAAATCGTTTATTCCGATACACCGGGAGTACTTCGTCCCAATTACAAACTCCAACAGGAAATGCGGGAGTTCTCCGAATCTGCTCTCGGGGATGCCGATGTGCTGGTTTATGTGACGGACGTGGTGGAGAAGGCTGATAAGAATGCTGATTTTCTCGCTCGCGTATCACGAATGGAATGCCCTGTACTTCTGGTCATCAACAAGATCGACCTGAGCAATCAGGAAGCATTGGAAAAACTTGTGGAGGAGTGGCGTAACATATTGCCCAAAGCAGAAATTCACCCTCTTTCGGCCACGAACAACTTTAACGTCGGATTGCTGCAGAAGCGTATCGAAAGCCTCATTCCCCCATCTCCTCCTTACTTTGAAAAAGATGCACTCACGGACAAGCCGGCACGTTTTTTCGTTACGGAGATCATTCGTGAAAAGATACTGCTGTATTATCAAAAAGAAATTCCCTATGCGGCAGAAGTGGTCGTGGAGGAATTCAAGGAGGAGAAGACCATTATCCGTATCAAGTCGCTGATCATCGTGGAGCGTAATTCTCAAAAAGGAATAATCATCGGCCCTAAAGGGGCGGCCATCAAACGTGTAGGGTCAATGGCCCGGCGTGATTTGGAGCGTTTCTTCGGAAAGAAAATTTTCTTGGAAATCTTTGTGAAGGTCGAAAAAGACTGGCGTAATAGGGATAATCTGCTTCGTGCCTTCGGCTATCAGTTGGATTAG
- the der gene encoding ribosome biogenesis GTPase Der gives MGALVAIVGRPNVGKSTLFNRLTQSRQAIVAEEAGTTRDRQYGRVHWNGREFSIVDTGGWVVNSEDVFEEEINKQVYIAVEEADVVLFVADNQTGVTSLDEQVAEILRRSKKPVIVVANKVDNTEDHYSASEFYSFGLGDPYCIAAVSGSGTGDLLDRVMELLPAENGQSDLDETLPRIAIVGRPNAGKSSLLNAFIGEDRHIVTDIAGTTRDSIYTKYNKFGLNFYLVDTAGIRKRGKVNEDLEYYSVIRSIRAIENSDVCVLMLDATRGVESQDLNIFQIIQRNSKGLVVCINKWDLVEDKSQAVIKTFENAIRQRFAPFTDFPLLFISAMTKQRIFKVLETVNQVYAHRSTRIPTHKLNEVMLPIIEATPPPATKGKYIKIKYVMQLPTAVPSFAFFANLPQWVKEPYKRFLENQIRAHWDFCGTPINIFIREK, from the coding sequence ATGGGAGCATTAGTCGCCATCGTAGGCCGTCCGAATGTGGGCAAGAGCACATTGTTCAACCGCCTTACCCAAAGCCGGCAAGCCATCGTAGCCGAAGAGGCCGGTACTACGCGCGATAGGCAGTACGGCCGGGTGCATTGGAACGGTCGGGAGTTTTCCATCGTCGATACCGGAGGTTGGGTGGTCAATTCGGAAGATGTTTTCGAGGAAGAAATCAATAAGCAAGTGTATATTGCTGTCGAGGAAGCAGATGTAGTCCTCTTCGTCGCAGACAACCAGACCGGAGTGACTTCTCTTGACGAACAAGTCGCCGAGATACTGCGCCGAAGCAAAAAACCGGTTATTGTCGTAGCCAATAAGGTGGACAATACCGAAGATCATTATTCCGCTTCCGAATTCTATTCCTTTGGCTTGGGCGATCCTTACTGCATTGCAGCTGTCAGCGGTTCGGGAACAGGCGATTTGCTCGACAGGGTGATGGAGCTATTGCCGGCAGAGAACGGACAATCGGATTTGGACGAAACACTCCCTCGAATAGCCATCGTAGGCCGCCCCAATGCAGGGAAAAGCTCCTTGCTGAATGCCTTCATCGGAGAGGACAGGCATATCGTGACGGATATTGCAGGCACGACAAGGGACTCTATATACACTAAGTACAATAAGTTCGGACTCAATTTTTACCTTGTCGACACAGCCGGTATTCGCAAAAGGGGTAAAGTGAATGAAGACTTGGAATACTACTCCGTTATTCGATCCATTCGTGCCATCGAAAACTCCGACGTATGTGTGCTGATGCTGGATGCCACACGAGGTGTGGAGTCGCAGGATCTGAATATCTTTCAGATTATCCAGCGCAATAGCAAGGGACTGGTTGTATGTATCAACAAGTGGGACTTGGTGGAAGATAAAAGTCAAGCCGTCATCAAGACGTTTGAGAATGCCATCCGGCAGCGTTTTGCTCCATTTACGGATTTCCCCCTTCTCTTCATATCGGCTATGACCAAACAAAGGATCTTCAAAGTGTTGGAGACGGTCAATCAGGTCTATGCACACCGCTCGACTCGTATTCCTACACACAAGCTGAATGAAGTGATGCTACCCATTATCGAGGCTACGCCACCACCTGCTACCAAAGGTAAATACATCAAGATAAAATATGTGATGCAGCTTCCGACGGCAGTGCCTTCATTTGCCTTTTTTGCCAATCTGCCTCAGTGGGTGAAAGAGCCTTATAAGCGTTTTTTGGAGAATCAGATTCGTGCCCACTGGGATTTTTGCGGTACTCCCATCAACATTTTTATCCGCGAGAAGTAG